A genomic stretch from Nocardia wallacei includes:
- the nbtC gene encoding nocobactin polyketide synthase NbtC, whose product MSSYRLPDGSVPVLLSSDTPETLRAEATAVAGYVADHADVSPDRVADMLFRTRVARRYRALVMATGRTELLSGLRAVAAGEPHADVVSSEQAATARRVAYVFPGQGSQRPGMGRMLYDHSEAYRAAVDECDKVFHELYSWSPLPYLLDADLPADDSAGTVQPALFMQMVGVAAMWAAVGVRPAATVGHSQGEIAAAYVSGAQTLRDAARIVTTRASIVDGLQLTGYSMAVLGIDREECEDLLARHAGFAELSVVNSPHILAISGERAAVLAIVELLTAAGKFAKEIRVQYPAHTSYVSGFRDLLSRTVGDDMDNRSFLASEIDFIGGTLGDRVDPELSIIDYWYLNLRNRVRFDRAIDIAAGGGVDTFLEISEHPTLMLAIQENLAAVTPQRAFQALGTSRRSAENLREFTRNLATVAVHDAGYDWEALRVSASGGAVALPLLDFPNTRMTAKTLWAPYPYSDSATAFVAPHAAGERVADGTVVPQRYAEHWTRLPRRKMVPPRTIALADPSGRCAELVSAICAAAPRHGATVVYTDETGTPTASFDTLVVLVPPPSGTEVAAAVDDIAEFLGDRSWLPEPAGVSDVWLVTVGGEQVLETDVPGLFPAAAQAGFRCLAAEHLGISFRHIDLAADADPATAAKGLVQSLHTAGEPELAVRDGGVYAKRLIVDDTAADRPLHADELREVVIVGGTGKLGLDFCERFVAAGAGRVTLVSRTGGDPAAVQRIRRIQRLGETEIVRKNCDVGDEAAVRALADEYRDTPATLIVHAAVDYSAAEADPTPDTVRAAAAAKVLAVDHLVRHFPLADDGRVVLCSSLSATLGGRGHMVYAAVNRLLDAAAARYRAQGVRCTAVQWGLWRAVGADNAEALAKISGTGLLPMEPVTAVAAGFAPDAANTLVAAAEWGRIRDLYTVFGYQPLFAELPEEQPQTADSVAAETDSSPAPAVEEVSTPVRAAPRDTADTVRDALRAVMGLGSTETIDGSIPLVALGLDSLQALDLRKRVESDLKRDLPVTAILGGASLDEVVSLLG is encoded by the coding sequence ATGTCTAGTTACCGACTTCCGGACGGCAGCGTTCCGGTCCTGCTGTCCTCGGATACCCCGGAAACACTGCGCGCGGAGGCCACCGCCGTCGCCGGGTACGTCGCCGACCACGCCGACGTATCGCCGGACCGCGTGGCGGACATGCTTTTCCGCACCCGCGTCGCGCGCCGATACCGAGCCTTGGTGATGGCGACCGGCCGCACCGAACTGCTGTCCGGGCTGCGCGCCGTCGCTGCGGGGGAGCCGCACGCCGACGTGGTGAGTTCCGAGCAGGCCGCCACCGCGCGGCGGGTGGCGTACGTCTTCCCGGGGCAGGGCAGCCAGCGGCCCGGCATGGGCCGCATGCTCTACGACCACTCCGAGGCCTACCGCGCCGCGGTCGACGAGTGCGACAAGGTGTTCCACGAGCTGTACTCGTGGTCGCCGCTGCCGTATCTGCTGGACGCGGACCTGCCGGCCGACGACAGCGCGGGGACGGTGCAGCCCGCCCTGTTCATGCAGATGGTCGGGGTGGCTGCGATGTGGGCGGCGGTCGGGGTGCGCCCGGCGGCGACCGTGGGCCACTCGCAGGGCGAGATCGCCGCGGCCTACGTGTCCGGCGCGCAGACGCTGCGCGACGCGGCCCGCATCGTGACCACCCGCGCGAGCATCGTCGACGGACTGCAGCTGACCGGCTACTCCATGGCCGTACTCGGCATCGACCGGGAGGAGTGCGAGGACCTGCTTGCCCGGCACGCGGGCTTCGCGGAGCTGTCGGTGGTGAACTCGCCGCATATCCTCGCCATCTCCGGCGAGCGGGCGGCGGTGCTGGCGATCGTCGAACTGCTCACCGCCGCAGGGAAATTCGCCAAGGAGATCCGGGTCCAGTACCCGGCGCACACGTCCTACGTCAGCGGTTTCCGCGACCTGCTGAGCCGCACCGTCGGCGACGACATGGACAACCGGTCGTTCTTGGCCAGCGAGATCGATTTCATCGGGGGCACGCTGGGCGACCGCGTCGACCCGGAGCTGTCGATCATCGACTACTGGTATCTGAACCTGCGCAACCGGGTTCGCTTCGACCGGGCCATCGACATCGCCGCGGGCGGTGGCGTCGACACCTTCCTCGAGATCTCCGAGCATCCCACGCTCATGCTGGCCATTCAGGAGAATCTGGCCGCGGTCACCCCGCAGCGCGCGTTCCAGGCACTGGGCACCTCGCGGCGATCCGCCGAGAATCTGCGCGAGTTCACCCGCAACCTGGCCACCGTCGCGGTGCACGACGCCGGATACGACTGGGAAGCGTTGCGGGTCAGCGCTTCCGGCGGCGCGGTGGCGCTGCCGCTGCTGGACTTCCCGAACACCCGGATGACCGCCAAGACGCTGTGGGCGCCGTACCCGTACTCGGACAGCGCCACCGCGTTTGTTGCCCCACACGCGGCGGGCGAGCGCGTCGCCGACGGCACGGTCGTCCCGCAGCGCTACGCCGAACACTGGACCAGGCTGCCCCGGCGAAAGATGGTGCCGCCGCGCACCATCGCGCTGGCCGATCCGTCCGGCCGCTGCGCCGAGCTGGTGTCCGCGATCTGCGCGGCCGCGCCCCGGCACGGCGCCACGGTCGTCTACACCGACGAAACCGGCACGCCCACCGCGTCGTTCGACACCCTGGTCGTGCTGGTTCCGCCGCCCTCGGGCACCGAGGTCGCGGCGGCGGTAGACGATATCGCCGAATTCCTCGGTGACCGTTCGTGGTTGCCCGAGCCGGCCGGGGTGAGCGACGTCTGGCTCGTCACCGTCGGCGGCGAGCAGGTGCTGGAGACCGACGTCCCCGGCCTGTTCCCGGCCGCCGCCCAGGCCGGATTCCGCTGCCTGGCAGCCGAACACCTCGGCATCTCCTTCCGGCACATCGATCTGGCCGCCGACGCGGACCCGGCGACTGCCGCCAAGGGGCTGGTGCAGTCGCTGCACACGGCGGGCGAGCCCGAACTCGCGGTGCGCGACGGCGGCGTCTACGCCAAACGCCTGATAGTCGACGACACCGCCGCCGACCGGCCGCTGCACGCCGACGAGCTGCGGGAGGTCGTGATCGTCGGCGGCACCGGCAAACTCGGGCTGGATTTCTGCGAACGGTTCGTCGCCGCGGGTGCGGGCCGCGTCACCCTGGTCAGCCGCACCGGCGGTGATCCGGCCGCGGTGCAACGGATCCGGCGCATCCAGCGGCTGGGCGAGACCGAGATCGTCCGCAAGAACTGCGATGTCGGTGACGAGGCCGCCGTGCGCGCGCTGGCCGACGAGTACCGCGACACCCCGGCGACGCTGATCGTGCATGCGGCCGTGGACTATTCGGCCGCCGAGGCCGATCCCACGCCGGACACCGTTCGCGCCGCGGCCGCGGCCAAGGTCCTCGCCGTGGACCACCTGGTGCGGCACTTCCCGCTCGCCGACGACGGCCGCGTGGTGCTGTGCTCCTCGCTGTCGGCGACGCTCGGCGGCCGCGGGCACATGGTGTACGCGGCGGTCAACCGGCTGCTCGACGCCGCCGCGGCGCGTTACCGCGCTCAGGGCGTGCGCTGCACGGCGGTGCAGTGGGGACTGTGGCGGGCGGTCGGCGCGGACAACGCCGAGGCGCTCGCCAAGATCAGCGGCACCGGCCTGCTGCCGATGGAACCCGTGACGGCCGTCGCGGCCGGCTTCGCGCCGGACGCGGCGAATACGCTCGTCGCGGCGGCGGAGTGGGGCCGGATCCGCGACCTGTACACGGTATTCGGTTACCAGCCGCTGTTCGCCGAACTGCCCGAGGAACAGCCGCAGACCGCCGATTCCGTTGCGGCCGAGACCGATTCGTCGCCCGCACCGGCGGTGGAGGAGGTGTCTACTCCGGTCCGCGCCGCGCCACGGGACACCGCGGACACGGTCCGCGACGCATTGCGCGCGGTGATGGGCCTGGGCAGCACGGAGACCATCGACGGCTCGATCCCCCTGGTGGCTCTCGGACTCGATTCGCTCCAGGCACTCGACCTGCGTAAACGCGTCGAATCAGACCTGAAGCGGGACCTGCCGGTGACGGCGATCCTGGGCGGCGCGTCGCTGGACGAGGTGGTGTCGCTGCTGGGCTGA
- a CDS encoding ATP-binding cassette domain-containing protein has translation MSTQTESIVSESVTGAAGSPGADNAIVVESVEKSFGAVKALRGITFNVPAGSVLGVLGPNGAGKTTTVSILSTLTRPDAGRAEVAGFDVVRDAARVRSSIMLTGQYAALDEMLTGRENLVLFGRLMGLRRKSARSRAVELLEQFGLTEAADRRVGQYSGGMRRRIDIACGLVRPPKVVFLDEPTTGLDPVSRQSLWALVRSLKEQGVTILLTTQYLEEADALSDNIIVVDKGTVIAEGTADQLKARSGASYCEVVPVDAGDVPAVVTALSGLGEITIAESQDRVSLPAPDGAVTLSEALSRIQGAGIELIDIALRRPSLDEVFIELTKPTVGAGA, from the coding sequence ATGAGCACTCAGACGGAGAGCATTGTGTCGGAATCAGTGACAGGCGCCGCCGGTTCGCCGGGCGCGGACAACGCGATCGTGGTCGAGTCCGTGGAGAAGTCGTTCGGCGCGGTGAAAGCCCTGCGGGGCATCACCTTCAACGTCCCCGCGGGCAGCGTGCTGGGCGTGCTCGGCCCGAACGGCGCCGGTAAGACGACGACCGTGTCCATCCTGTCCACGCTGACCCGGCCCGACGCCGGCCGGGCCGAGGTCGCCGGGTTCGACGTCGTCCGCGACGCCGCCCGGGTCCGCTCGTCCATCATGCTCACCGGCCAGTACGCCGCTCTCGACGAAATGCTCACCGGCCGAGAGAATCTCGTGCTGTTCGGCCGCCTGATGGGCCTGCGCCGCAAGTCCGCCCGGAGCCGGGCCGTCGAGCTGCTGGAGCAGTTCGGGCTGACCGAGGCCGCCGACCGGCGGGTCGGCCAGTACTCCGGCGGCATGCGGCGGCGCATCGACATCGCCTGCGGTCTGGTGCGCCCCCCGAAGGTCGTGTTCCTCGACGAGCCGACCACCGGCCTGGACCCGGTGAGCCGCCAGAGCCTCTGGGCGCTGGTGCGCTCGCTCAAGGAGCAGGGTGTCACGATCCTGCTCACCACGCAGTACCTCGAGGAGGCGGATGCGCTCAGCGACAACATCATCGTGGTCGACAAGGGCACGGTGATCGCCGAGGGCACCGCCGATCAGCTCAAGGCCCGCTCGGGCGCCAGCTACTGCGAGGTGGTGCCGGTGGACGCCGGTGACGTGCCCGCCGTGGTGACCGCGCTGTCCGGCCTGGGCGAGATCACGATCGCCGAATCGCAGGACCGGGTGTCGCTCCCCGCGCCGGACGGCGCGGTGACGCTGTCGGAGGCCCTGAGCCGGATCCAGGGCGCCGGAATCGAATTGATCGACATCGCGCTGCGCCGCCCTTCCCTCGACGAGGTCTTCATCGAGCTGACCAAGCCGACCGTGGGAGCCGGGGCGTGA
- a CDS encoding ABC transporter permease → MTAAVSGPAKPGVARDGETIPAALQLSALSGRSIRTTLREGDVVLAFFQPLVFFVCFYVPLRRSLEGPGIDYAQYLLPVIAVFAMFFTSMFAGDRAAREVVGGMATRLRSMPVPPWIPVTARMSASLVRTVTALVGALVIGTVFGFRFHSAGGAALFVVLLLAFGAALVFATDALGTVTRNSELSGTVLFGPQLLLIMTSTGFVPAEGFPGWIQPFVRNQPVSQITAALRGLAEGRLVAELGVAVAWIAGLLVVGAALAVRAEGHRA, encoded by the coding sequence GTGACGGCCGCGGTGTCCGGCCCGGCAAAGCCCGGTGTCGCCCGCGACGGCGAAACCATCCCGGCCGCATTGCAATTGAGCGCGCTGAGCGGTCGCAGCATCCGCACCACGCTGCGCGAGGGTGATGTGGTGCTGGCCTTCTTCCAGCCGCTGGTGTTCTTCGTCTGCTTCTACGTGCCGCTGCGCCGGTCGCTGGAGGGTCCGGGCATCGACTACGCCCAGTACCTGCTGCCCGTCATCGCTGTCTTCGCGATGTTCTTCACCTCGATGTTCGCCGGTGACCGGGCCGCGCGAGAGGTGGTGGGCGGCATGGCGACCCGGCTGCGTTCCATGCCGGTGCCACCCTGGATCCCGGTGACCGCGCGCATGTCGGCGAGCCTGGTGCGCACGGTGACGGCGCTGGTGGGCGCGCTGGTGATCGGCACGGTATTCGGCTTCCGCTTCCACTCCGCCGGTGGCGCGGCGCTTTTCGTGGTGCTGCTGCTGGCCTTCGGTGCGGCGCTGGTGTTCGCGACCGACGCGCTCGGCACCGTCACCCGCAACTCCGAACTCAGCGGCACCGTGCTGTTCGGGCCGCAACTACTGCTGATCATGACATCGACGGGATTCGTTCCGGCCGAGGGTTTTCCGGGCTGGATCCAGCCGTTCGTCCGCAATCAGCCGGTCTCGCAGATCACCGCGGCGCTGCGTGGGCTGGCCGAGGGCCGGTTGGTCGCCGAGCTCGGCGTCGCCGTGGCCTGGATAGCGGGCCTGCTGGTGGTCGGGGCGGCGCTGGCCGTGCGGGCGGAAGGACACCGGGCATGA
- a CDS encoding ABC transporter permease: MSETTAVRNDLAALPTQSLVETGRLLRRWSRQPEVITSTLVFPILLLLMYDLVLDRALGATTGGDPIYGFVPMIAVAGAMYGAMGTGLSLFGERESGLLRRFWVLPIHRSAGLIGRLLAECGRAAAATVVVVVVGMILGLRFEQGWAGALGVLVVPVIVIAGFTPVVIMVGVSSVGDKVVQLFAIVVLVGMFFNSGFVPVQNYPGWLQPVVRAQPMSCAIEAMRNFMLGGPLVVPVLQTLAWALGLIVVFGALAVRGYRKAAES, translated from the coding sequence ATGAGCGAAACGACCGCTGTACGAAACGATCTGGCCGCGCTGCCGACACAGAGTCTGGTGGAGACCGGTCGCCTGCTGCGCCGGTGGTCGCGGCAGCCCGAGGTGATCACCAGCACCCTGGTGTTCCCGATCCTGCTGCTGCTGATGTACGACCTGGTGCTGGACAGGGCGCTGGGCGCCACCACCGGCGGCGACCCGATCTATGGTTTCGTGCCGATGATCGCCGTGGCCGGGGCCATGTACGGCGCGATGGGCACCGGCCTGTCGCTGTTCGGGGAGCGGGAAAGCGGTCTGCTGCGGCGATTCTGGGTGCTGCCGATCCATCGCTCGGCCGGGCTGATCGGCCGCCTGCTGGCCGAATGCGGCCGCGCGGCCGCCGCCACCGTCGTGGTGGTCGTGGTCGGGATGATCCTCGGCCTGCGTTTCGAGCAGGGGTGGGCCGGTGCGCTCGGCGTGCTGGTGGTACCCGTCATCGTGATCGCCGGATTCACCCCCGTGGTGATCATGGTCGGGGTGAGCAGCGTCGGCGACAAGGTCGTGCAGCTGTTCGCCATCGTGGTGCTGGTCGGCATGTTCTTCAACTCGGGATTCGTACCGGTGCAGAACTATCCCGGCTGGCTGCAGCCGGTGGTGCGGGCGCAACCGATGAGCTGCGCCATCGAGGCGATGCGCAATTTCATGCTCGGCGGCCCGCTGGTCGTCCCCGTGCTGCAGACACTGGCCTGGGCGCTCGGGTTGATCGTCGTGTTCGGTGCGCTGGCCGTGCGCGGTTACCGCAAAGCCGCCGAGAGCTGA
- a CDS encoding glycosyltransferase family 4 protein, translated as MVVPPYFDVPPKAYGGVEAVVADLVDALIERGHEVTLFGAGEPGTRARFVPVWDRIQADRLGDPFPEVVHALKVRRALEEVMARDGIDLVHDHTFAGPLSAPFYAGLGLPTVVTVHGPVDGDPYTYYRELGEDVSLVAISDRQRELAPDLNWAGRVHNALRVADWPFCADKSDYALFLGRFSECKAPHLALEAAHAAGMPLVLAGKCNEPAEKAYFDEAVRPLLTERDHVFGMADAAAKRKLLSEAKCLLFPVQWEEPFGMVMIEAMVCGTPVVALRGGAVSEVIVDGVTGRVCDDPAELPIAMREVQEYDPAACREHVLANFSADTLGRGYEQVYRRALRARRSRRMVRAATRIHALPTTSAPGAMAGDPA; from the coding sequence ATGGTGGTTCCGCCCTATTTCGACGTCCCGCCGAAGGCCTACGGTGGCGTCGAAGCGGTCGTCGCGGACCTGGTCGACGCGCTGATCGAGCGCGGCCACGAGGTCACGCTGTTCGGGGCGGGTGAACCCGGCACCCGGGCCCGGTTCGTCCCGGTGTGGGACCGGATCCAGGCCGACCGGCTCGGCGACCCGTTCCCGGAGGTGGTGCACGCGTTGAAGGTTCGCCGCGCGCTGGAGGAGGTGATGGCCCGCGACGGTATCGATCTGGTGCACGACCACACCTTCGCCGGGCCGCTGAGCGCACCCTTCTACGCGGGGCTCGGCCTGCCGACCGTGGTCACCGTGCACGGTCCGGTCGACGGTGATCCCTATACGTACTACCGCGAACTCGGCGAGGACGTGTCGCTGGTGGCCATCAGCGATCGCCAGCGCGAACTCGCCCCCGACCTGAATTGGGCCGGGCGGGTACACAATGCGCTCCGGGTCGCCGATTGGCCCTTCTGTGCCGACAAGAGCGACTACGCTTTGTTCCTGGGCAGGTTCAGCGAATGCAAGGCGCCGCACCTGGCGCTGGAGGCGGCGCATGCGGCCGGTATGCCGCTGGTGCTCGCCGGTAAGTGCAACGAACCCGCGGAGAAGGCGTATTTCGACGAGGCGGTGCGGCCCCTGCTGACCGAACGCGACCACGTCTTCGGTATGGCCGACGCCGCGGCGAAGCGAAAACTGTTGTCCGAAGCCAAGTGCCTGCTGTTCCCGGTGCAATGGGAGGAGCCGTTCGGGATGGTGATGATCGAGGCGATGGTCTGCGGCACACCCGTGGTCGCGCTGCGCGGCGGCGCGGTCTCGGAGGTGATCGTGGACGGTGTGACCGGCCGCGTCTGTGACGATCCGGCCGAACTGCCGATCGCGATGCGCGAGGTGCAGGAATACGACCCGGCGGCGTGCCGGGAGCACGTGCTGGCGAATTTCAGCGCCGACACGCTGGGCCGCGGCTACGAACAGGTGTATCGCCGGGCACTGCGGGCACGGCGCTCGCGGCGGATGGTCCGGGCGGCGACCAGGATTCACGCGCTGCCCACCACGTCCGCGCCGGGCGCCATGGCGGGTGATCCCGCGTGA
- a CDS encoding glycogen debranching N-terminal domain-containing protein — protein sequence MTGPAPLNSGEPALLGGAVTLVEGSTFCLSDRVGDVEPGTAQGLFYRDARVVSRWELRVDGQPPEPLSVLSPEAFTARFIARRPPRSGAADSSLLVVRERLVADGLRETITLENLGREPTAVTLELFADADFVDLFAVKEGRDGHGRAEVMVTENELLFNDRSDRSRGLAISSSEPPAVLPGSLSWRVVVPAGGRWQTEILAQPTLANQRVQLPLRPGEHYETSEPGRKIEAWRDTATKLTTGDPLLTAVLQRTESDLGALQIHDETREGRTFVAAGAPWFMTLFGRDSLLTAWMALPLDVGLALGTMQQLAEMQGQRVDALTEEEPGRIMHEIRRGPSGGLALGGETYYGTVDATPLFVMLLAEARRWGASPEAVQALLPAADAALDWITHFGDRDGDGFVEYQRATDRGLANQGWKDSFDGINDAAGHLAETPIALCEVQSYVYAAYLARAELAEEFGDQAVATRMREHAARLRTKFGEAFWLPEKGWFAVALDGRKRRVDALTSNAGHCLWSGIATDEQAAQLIQRLSTPAMDTGFGLRTLASDMGAFNPMSYHNGSVWPHDTAIAVAGLLRYRHIPGAIELATRLADGLLDAAAAFGGRLPELFCGFPRSRFSVPVPYPTSCSPQAWASAAPLLLVRSFLGLEPDVPRRTLTVLPHLPARWGRVELTDLRLGGSVIDLAVDGDHITASNLPDDWRLITH from the coding sequence GTGACCGGTCCCGCTCCGCTGAATTCCGGGGAGCCGGCACTGCTGGGTGGTGCGGTCACTCTGGTCGAGGGCAGTACGTTCTGTTTGTCCGATCGCGTCGGTGATGTGGAACCCGGTACCGCGCAGGGCCTGTTCTATCGCGACGCGCGAGTGGTGTCGCGGTGGGAACTGCGGGTGGACGGCCAGCCTCCGGAACCGTTGTCGGTACTGAGCCCCGAGGCGTTCACCGCACGGTTCATCGCGCGGCGCCCGCCCCGGTCCGGCGCGGCCGACAGCAGCCTGCTCGTGGTGCGGGAACGACTGGTCGCCGACGGGTTGCGCGAGACGATCACCCTGGAGAACCTGGGCCGCGAACCCACCGCGGTCACCCTCGAGCTGTTCGCCGACGCCGATTTCGTCGACCTGTTCGCGGTGAAGGAGGGCCGCGACGGGCACGGGCGGGCCGAGGTCATGGTCACCGAGAACGAACTGCTGTTCAACGATCGCTCGGATCGCTCTCGCGGCCTGGCGATCTCGTCGTCGGAACCGCCCGCCGTATTGCCCGGTTCGCTGTCGTGGCGGGTGGTGGTGCCCGCCGGTGGGCGCTGGCAGACCGAGATCCTGGCCCAGCCGACCCTGGCCAATCAGCGCGTGCAGCTGCCGCTGCGGCCCGGCGAGCACTACGAGACCAGCGAACCCGGCCGCAAGATCGAGGCGTGGCGTGACACCGCGACCAAGCTCACCACCGGTGACCCGCTGCTCACCGCCGTATTGCAGCGCACCGAAAGCGATCTGGGCGCGTTGCAGATCCACGACGAGACCCGCGAGGGCCGTACGTTCGTCGCCGCCGGGGCGCCCTGGTTCATGACCCTGTTCGGGCGTGACAGCCTGCTCACGGCGTGGATGGCGCTGCCGCTGGATGTCGGCCTGGCGCTGGGCACCATGCAGCAGCTGGCCGAGATGCAGGGCCAGCGGGTGGACGCGCTCACCGAGGAGGAGCCGGGCCGGATCATGCACGAGATCCGGCGCGGGCCCTCCGGTGGCCTCGCGCTCGGCGGCGAGACCTATTACGGAACCGTCGACGCCACACCGCTTTTCGTCATGCTGCTGGCCGAAGCGCGGCGGTGGGGAGCCTCGCCCGAGGCCGTGCAGGCGCTGCTGCCGGCCGCCGACGCCGCGCTGGACTGGATCACCCATTTCGGCGACCGCGACGGCGACGGCTTCGTGGAATACCAGCGCGCCACCGACCGCGGCCTGGCCAACCAGGGCTGGAAGGACAGCTTCGACGGGATCAACGACGCCGCCGGGCATCTCGCCGAGACCCCGATCGCGCTGTGCGAGGTGCAGAGCTACGTGTACGCGGCGTACCTGGCGCGCGCGGAGCTGGCCGAGGAGTTCGGTGATCAGGCCGTCGCCACCCGGATGCGCGAGCACGCCGCCCGGCTGCGCACCAAGTTCGGCGAGGCGTTCTGGTTGCCCGAAAAGGGCTGGTTCGCGGTGGCGTTGGACGGCCGCAAGCGCCGCGTCGACGCGCTCACCAGCAATGCCGGGCACTGCCTCTGGTCGGGCATCGCCACCGACGAGCAGGCCGCCCAGCTGATCCAGCGGCTGTCGACGCCGGCGATGGATACCGGATTCGGTTTGCGCACACTGGCTTCGGATATGGGCGCGTTCAATCCGATGAGCTACCACAATGGTTCGGTATGGCCGCACGACACGGCCATCGCGGTGGCCGGGCTGCTGCGCTACCGGCACATTCCGGGCGCGATCGAGCTGGCCACCCGGCTGGCCGACGGCCTGCTGGACGCCGCGGCGGCCTTCGGCGGCCGATTGCCCGAATTGTTCTGTGGTTTCCCGCGTTCCAGATTCTCGGTGCCCGTGCCGTACCCGACGTCGTGTTCCCCGCAGGCATGGGCGAGTGCCGCACCGCTGCTGCTGGTGCGCTCGTTCCTCGGCCTCGAGCCGGATGTCCCGCGCCGCACGCTGACCGTGCTACCGCACCTACCGGCCCGATGGGGCCGCGTCGAACTCACCGATCTGCGGCTGGGCGGCTCGGTCATCGATCTGGCCGTGGACGGCGACCACATCACGGCGTCCAACCTGCCCGACGATTGGCGGCTGATCACGCACTGA
- a CDS encoding AIM24 family protein, whose protein sequence is MRSSFFGNLDQGQLPGHFALQNSKMLRVQLNGDVLAKQGSMVAFQGQMDFDYEGAGGIGKFIKKAVTGEGVQLMRVKGQGALFLADDAADVQLFFLENEGITVNGSNVLAYDPSLTSNIQRVQGAGIAAGGLFNTTLQGTGWVAVTTHGAPVMLDASRAPTFADGQSAVAWSTSLQVGVNRTFKAGALIGRGSGEAMQLAFRGQGFVLVQASEGPTVPPHSH, encoded by the coding sequence ATGCGTAGTTCGTTTTTCGGCAATCTGGACCAGGGGCAGCTTCCCGGTCACTTCGCCCTGCAGAATTCGAAGATGCTGCGGGTGCAGCTCAATGGTGACGTGCTCGCCAAGCAGGGGTCCATGGTGGCCTTCCAGGGACAGATGGACTTCGACTACGAAGGCGCCGGGGGGATCGGGAAGTTCATCAAGAAGGCCGTCACCGGTGAGGGCGTGCAGCTCATGCGGGTGAAGGGGCAGGGGGCGTTGTTCCTGGCCGACGATGCCGCCGATGTGCAGCTGTTCTTCCTGGAGAACGAGGGCATCACCGTCAACGGATCCAATGTGCTGGCCTACGACCCCAGTCTGACCTCGAACATTCAGCGGGTGCAGGGCGCGGGCATCGCCGCGGGCGGCCTGTTCAACACCACCCTGCAGGGCACCGGCTGGGTGGCAGTCACCACGCACGGCGCACCCGTGATGCTGGACGCGAGCCGCGCCCCCACCTTCGCCGACGGCCAGTCCGCCGTCGCCTGGAGCACCAGCCTGCAGGTCGGCGTCAACCGCACCTTCAAGGCCGGCGCCCTCATCGGCCGCGGCAGCGGCGAGGCCATGCAACTGGCCTTCCGCGGCCAGGGTTTCGTCCTGGTCCAGGCCAGTGAGGGGCCGACGGTGCCCCCGCACAGCCACTGA